The Xenopus tropicalis strain Nigerian chromosome 2, UCB_Xtro_10.0, whole genome shotgun sequence genome window below encodes:
- the utp11 gene encoding probable U3 small nucleolar RNA-associated protein 11, translating to MSAAFRKALKSRQREHKERSQPGFRRNLGLLEKKKDYKLRAEDHRKKQNTLNALRKKALDKNPDEFYYKMTSSKQQDGVHIIKQKPEEVTDEQAKLMRTQDIKYVEMKRVAEAKKIERLKSELHLLDKEGSQRNTHTFFCDSKKEVLRFDLAAQLKTAPELVNRVYNRPTLETLHKESVKGVATPQQLKQLAKKRQHEYDVLKQRIERERKMFVITQKIQARKDLLDKKEKVKVKKETVNSPAIYKFKMQRQR from the exons cCTGGTTTCCGCAGGAATCTGGGACttctggaaaagaaaaaagattacAAGCTTCGAGCTGA AGACCATCGGAAGAAACAGAACACTCTCAATGCCTTGCGAAAGAAAGCCCTTGATAAAAACCCAGATGAATTCTACTATAAGATGACATCATCCAAACAGCAG GATGGTGTTCATATTATAAAGCAAAAGCCTGAGGAGGTCACAGATGAACAGGCTAAATTGATGCGGACACAGGATATAAAGTATGTGGAGATGAAGAGGGTAGCAGAGGCTAAG AAAATCGAACGGCTGAAGTCTGAGCTCCATCTACTGGATAAGGAAGGGAGCCAAAGAAACACTCATACGTTTTTCTGTGACAGTAAGAAAGAAG TGCTCCGGTTTGATCTGGCAGCTCAACTGAAAACAGCCCCAGAGCTTGTGAACAGAGTGTACAACAGACCTACATTAGAAACACTGCACAAGGAGTCTGTAAAAGGAGTAGCAACCCCCCAGCAACTGAAA CAACTAGCAAAAAAAAGACAGCATGAATATGATGTTCTAAAGCAGCGAATTGAACGAGAAAGGAAAATGTTTGTCATAACTCAGAAGATTCAAGCACGTAAAGACTTGTTG GACAAAAAGGAGAAAGTCAAAGTTAAGAAAGAAACTGTGAATTCCCCTGCAATATACAAGTTTAAAATGCAACGCCAAAGATAA